Proteins from a single region of bacterium:
- a CDS encoding S8 family serine peptidase, which translates to MSRSRIILFSALILGWLLPKALPAGDCGESYRCQEALVKFSRRLGPADIERLLESHGASVLRRFPLTRLHLISFPATRETREWIAAFRQEPGVLVAETNDYVSAQALPDDPSFNLLWGLNNTGQTGGLAGADIAVEQVWDSFQDGSGVVVAVIDTGVDHLHPDLAANMWVNAGEIPANGIDDDGNGFIDDIHGYDFVNNDGDPMDDHQHGTHVAGILGAVGNNGVGVAGVAWSAKIMALKFLDESAGGSASGGVLAIEYALANGAKILNNSWGSSSFNKALESAILEADSQGALVFAAAGNQGRDIDSSPFYPAGHDLPNIVSVASIDDADELSSFSNFGLRNVDFGAPGGEVFSTKPANAYGYISGTSMASPHAAGAAALLWTQFPGLSHRQIRNLILQGVAPRSYLAGKTVMGGLLDVGNSLAIALDPSNQIPEANAGADQSLELGQIVSLNGSANDGDGDFPLSFDWELSVPPGSRSRLDSFFSQSPTFVPDMEGEYIATLVVSDSASDSIPDTVTVTVAGGSLPLPEVLIRAHFRGTNGLRQDLGAGSPAPIGTVVSLDGSESSSLFPDPLLFEWELVAKPDGSTALLSSTDKSGSSLNPDQPGTYTVRLRVEDGYNENFAELSFTALEPSGPADPDPPDPAGPASAGGGGCGLQAQR; encoded by the coding sequence ATGAGCCGAAGCCGGATAATCTTATTTTCAGCCTTGATCCTCGGCTGGCTTTTGCCCAAGGCCCTGCCGGCCGGCGACTGCGGCGAAAGCTATCGCTGCCAAGAGGCTTTGGTGAAATTTTCACGGCGGCTCGGCCCGGCCGATATCGAGCGCCTGCTCGAATCCCACGGAGCCTCGGTCCTGCGGCGCTTCCCCCTGACCCGGCTCCACCTGATCTCCTTCCCCGCGACCCGGGAAACCCGGGAATGGATCGCCGCCTTTCGCCAAGAGCCCGGGGTCTTGGTGGCCGAAACCAACGATTACGTCTCAGCCCAAGCCCTGCCCGACGACCCCTCTTTCAATTTGCTCTGGGGCTTGAACAATACCGGCCAAACCGGCGGCCTGGCCGGCGCCGACATCGCGGTCGAGCAAGTCTGGGACAGCTTCCAAGACGGCAGCGGCGTGGTGGTGGCGGTCATCGACACCGGAGTCGATCACCTTCACCCCGACTTGGCGGCCAATATGTGGGTCAACGCCGGGGAAATTCCGGCCAACGGGATCGACGACGACGGAAACGGCTTTATCGACGACATCCACGGCTATGACTTCGTCAACAACGACGGCGATCCGATGGACGATCATCAGCACGGCACCCACGTTGCCGGAATCCTGGGCGCGGTCGGCAACAACGGCGTCGGTGTCGCCGGCGTCGCCTGGAGCGCCAAGATCATGGCCCTCAAGTTCTTGGACGAGAGCGCCGGCGGGTCGGCCAGCGGCGGAGTCCTGGCTATCGAATACGCCCTGGCCAACGGCGCCAAGATCCTCAACAACAGCTGGGGCTCCTCGAGCTTCAACAAGGCCTTGGAAAGCGCCATCCTCGAAGCCGATTCCCAAGGGGCCCTGGTCTTCGCCGCCGCCGGCAATCAGGGCCGCGACATCGACTCCAGCCCCTTCTATCCGGCCGGCCACGATCTGCCCAACATCGTCAGCGTGGCCTCGATCGACGACGCGGACGAACTTTCTTCCTTTTCCAACTTCGGTCTCCGAAACGTCGATTTCGGCGCTCCGGGCGGCGAGGTCTTCAGCACCAAGCCGGCCAACGCCTACGGCTACATCTCCGGCACCTCGATGGCTTCGCCCCATGCGGCCGGCGCCGCGGCCCTGCTCTGGACCCAATTTCCGGGGCTGAGCCACCGCCAAATCCGCAACCTGATCCTCCAAGGGGTCGCGCCCCGCTCCTATCTGGCCGGGAAGACGGTGATGGGAGGCTTGCTCGATGTCGGCAATTCGCTCGCCATCGCCCTCGACCCCAGCAACCAAATTCCCGAGGCCAACGCCGGCGCCGATCAAAGCCTCGAATTGGGTCAAATCGTGAGCTTGAACGGCTCAGCCAACGACGGCGACGGCGATTTCCCGCTGAGCTTCGATTGGGAGCTGAGCGTTCCGCCGGGCTCGCGGAGCCGTCTCGATTCCTTCTTCTCCCAGAGCCCCACCTTCGTCCCCGACATGGAAGGCGAATACATCGCCACTCTCGTCGTCAGCGACAGCGCGAGCGACAGCATCCCCGACACCGTGACCGTGACGGTGGCCGGAGGCAGCCTGCCCCTGCCCGAGGTCCTGATCCGGGCCCATTTCCGGGGAACGAACGGCCTCCGCCAAGATTTGGGAGCCGGCTCGCCGGCGCCGATCGGAACGGTGGTTTCGCTGGACGGCTCGGAAAGCTCCAGCCTCTTCCCCGATCCGCTGCTCTTCGAATGGGAGCTCGTCGCCAAACCCGATGGCAGCACGGCCCTGCTGTCGTCGACGGACAAGTCCGGCAGCAGCCTCAATCCGGACCAGCCCGGAACCTACACCGTCCGGCTTCGGGTCGAGGACGGCTACAACGAAAACTTCGCCGAGCTTTCTTTCACCGCCTTGGAACCCTCCGGCCCCGCGGACCCCGACCCGCCAGATCCCGCCGGTCCGGCCTCAGCCGGCGGAGGGGGCTGCGGACTCCAAGCTCAACGATAA
- a CDS encoding choice-of-anchor Q domain-containing protein, whose translation MKLISRSLGSLSILLLSSWSLSSLQAATINVTDPNDAFGGGVCSLRNAIESINNGGDFGGCVDSTTDGYGTNDTIALTAQTYVLSLGTTNEDDNADGDLDISATVNIIGAGPDQTTVSGSGFPADEEDRVFHVVELINGSGGFTPSITVNIEGLTIRDGDGTFNNAAGAGLAIEFSQAAVNLTDVIVTANECDCDGGGLYNNNGVLILNNTLVSANVASSDGGALDNDSTAMTVIQNSTLDGNFAPDDGGAIQNSGGFVLISNSTISRNSCVEENSPELVIAGGSDFQGDGGGIINISGTMLLVNSTVSNNEAGFQGGGIFVPSNVNGGGPSFVALFNVTVADNTVLSVDGFGGGLCHDCTILPGGTTGSEFELTNTLVASNDAANSPDCGGDYISNGYNLVGDIEACNGFTATGDQTGVADAGIGPLQNNGGPTETHALLEGSPAIDRANDVEGCQGPIVQDFINTGGTINLAVLDEDQRAFLRPVAVLDPALAICDIGAYEFQVPVPTPTPTPTATATPTPPFQGFIEGSGCSLNPAAAPAAISLWLALGLAAGFLGLRKKARD comes from the coding sequence ATGAAACTCATTTCAAGGTCACTGGGGTCCTTATCGATCCTACTCCTTTCAAGCTGGAGCCTTTCCTCGCTCCAAGCGGCGACGATCAACGTCACCGATCCTAACGACGCCTTCGGCGGCGGGGTTTGCTCCCTGCGCAACGCCATCGAGTCGATCAACAACGGCGGCGACTTCGGCGGCTGCGTCGATTCGACCACCGACGGTTACGGCACCAACGACACCATCGCTTTGACCGCCCAGACCTACGTGCTTTCCTTGGGCACCACCAACGAGGACGACAATGCCGACGGCGACCTCGACATCTCGGCGACGGTCAACATCATCGGCGCGGGTCCCGACCAAACCACGGTCAGCGGCTCCGGCTTTCCGGCCGATGAAGAAGACCGGGTGTTCCACGTCGTCGAGCTGATCAACGGCAGCGGCGGCTTCACCCCCAGCATCACGGTCAATATCGAGGGATTGACGATCCGCGACGGCGACGGGACCTTTAACAACGCCGCCGGCGCCGGCCTGGCCATCGAATTTTCCCAAGCCGCCGTTAACTTGACCGACGTTATCGTGACCGCCAACGAATGCGACTGCGACGGCGGCGGGCTCTATAATAACAACGGCGTGCTCATTCTTAACAACACTTTGGTCAGTGCCAACGTCGCAAGCTCCGACGGCGGCGCGCTGGACAACGACAGCACGGCCATGACCGTCATCCAAAACTCAACCCTCGACGGCAATTTCGCGCCCGACGACGGCGGGGCCATTCAAAATAGCGGCGGCTTCGTTCTGATCAGCAATTCGACGATTAGCCGGAATAGCTGTGTGGAAGAAAACAGCCCCGAGCTCGTCATTGCGGGCGGATCCGACTTCCAGGGCGATGGCGGCGGCATCATCAATATCAGCGGCACCATGCTCTTGGTCAATTCCACCGTCAGCAACAACGAAGCCGGCTTCCAAGGCGGCGGCATTTTCGTGCCGAGCAATGTGAATGGCGGCGGCCCGTCCTTCGTCGCTCTCTTCAATGTCACGGTCGCGGACAACACGGTTCTCTCGGTCGATGGCTTCGGCGGCGGCCTTTGCCACGACTGCACGATCTTGCCCGGCGGCACCACCGGCAGCGAGTTCGAGCTCACCAACACCCTGGTGGCGAGCAACGATGCCGCCAACTCGCCGGATTGCGGCGGCGACTATATCTCCAACGGCTACAACTTGGTCGGCGACATCGAGGCTTGCAACGGCTTCACCGCCACCGGCGACCAAACCGGCGTCGCCGACGCCGGCATCGGGCCGCTCCAGAACAACGGCGGTCCCACCGAAACCCATGCCCTGCTCGAGGGCTCGCCGGCCATCGACCGGGCCAATGACGTCGAAGGCTGCCAGGGGCCGATCGTCCAGGACTTTATCAATACCGGCGGCACCATCAACTTGGCGGTGCTCGACGAGGACCAACGGGCCTTCCTCCGGCCGGTCGCGGTCCTCGACCCGGCGCTGGCGATCTGCGACATCGGAGCTTACGAGTTCCAGGTGCCGGTGCCGACGCCCACTCCCACGCCGACGGCGACGGCAACCCCGACTCCGCCCTTCCAGGGCTTCATCGAAGGCAGCGGCTGCTCGTTGAACCCGGCGGCGGCGCCGGCGGCGATTTCACTGTGGCTGGCTCTAGGCTTGGCGGCCGGCTTTCTCGGACTGAGGAAAAAAGCCCGCGATTAG
- a CDS encoding right-handed parallel beta-helix repeat-containing protein, translated as MTFIPRILGSLTILLFSGMAVAATINVTETADSFDGSACSLRNAVESINVAADFGGCINSSADGYGVNDAISLTAQTYVLSVGGSDEDDNEFGDLDILNSVAITGAGSAQTAISASGFPDGETDRVLHLPPLIVGDGPVEPSIVVTLQGLTVRDGSLPDGEGAGVAVEREAAEVTLDDVVITQNLAEEDDAGALVNTDASTTILNSRITNNQAPNEDAGAIDNEGGVLVIDNSTFDNNLCAGSGGAIQNGGILVATRTTFSRNQAVGGISEAGIEGAGISDGFGGAIDTSANMMLVNVTISNNEALSAGGGIWAEDASLPTGDLAELSSLLFNVTVVQNSVTGAGGFGGGICVDCQVLPGGEGPVGGFGVFNSLIAQNDSENFPDCGGSFDSGGYNLIGNIDGCDGFTATGDQTGVADPVIGPLQNNGGPTETHALLEGSPAIDRGNDVDGCQAPQVQPLIDSGTFVLETLTEDQRAFTRPVAVLDPALAICDIGAFEFQVPVPTPTPTPTATPTPPPFQGFIEGSGCSLNPAAGAPAAASLWLALGLAGLLGWRKKVQE; from the coding sequence ATGACCTTCATCCCAAGGATCCTTGGATCGCTCACGATCCTTTTATTCTCAGGCATGGCCGTGGCGGCGACGATCAACGTCACCGAAACAGCCGACTCCTTCGACGGCAGCGCCTGCTCGCTGCGTAACGCCGTCGAATCGATCAACGTGGCCGCTGATTTCGGCGGCTGCATCAACTCCAGCGCCGATGGCTACGGCGTCAACGACGCCATCAGCCTGACCGCCCAAACCTACGTCCTGTCGGTCGGTGGAAGCGACGAAGACGACAACGAGTTCGGCGACCTCGACATTCTCAACTCGGTTGCCATCACCGGCGCCGGCTCGGCCCAAACAGCGATCAGCGCTTCGGGCTTTCCCGACGGCGAAACCGACCGGGTCCTCCATTTGCCGCCGCTCATCGTCGGCGATGGGCCGGTCGAGCCCTCGATCGTCGTCACGCTCCAGGGCCTGACCGTCCGGGACGGCTCGCTGCCCGACGGCGAAGGCGCCGGCGTGGCGGTGGAGCGGGAAGCGGCCGAGGTAACCTTGGACGACGTCGTCATCACCCAGAATCTCGCCGAGGAGGACGACGCCGGCGCCTTGGTGAACACCGACGCCAGCACCACCATTCTCAACAGCCGGATCACCAACAACCAGGCTCCCAACGAGGACGCCGGCGCCATCGACAACGAAGGCGGCGTGCTGGTGATCGACAACAGCACCTTCGACAACAACTTGTGCGCCGGCTCGGGCGGCGCCATTCAAAACGGCGGCATCCTGGTCGCGACCCGCACGACTTTCAGCCGGAATCAGGCCGTCGGCGGAATCTCGGAAGCCGGCATCGAGGGCGCTGGAATCTCGGACGGCTTCGGCGGAGCCATCGACACCAGCGCCAACATGATGCTGGTCAACGTGACCATCAGCAACAACGAGGCCCTCAGCGCCGGCGGCGGCATTTGGGCCGAGGACGCTTCGCTACCCACCGGCGATTTGGCCGAGCTGAGCAGCCTGCTGTTCAACGTGACGGTCGTCCAGAACTCGGTCACCGGTGCCGGCGGCTTCGGCGGCGGGATTTGCGTCGATTGCCAAGTGCTTCCGGGCGGTGAAGGCCCGGTCGGCGGCTTCGGGGTCTTCAACAGCCTCATCGCCCAAAACGACAGCGAAAACTTCCCGGATTGCGGCGGCAGCTTCGATTCGGGCGGCTACAACTTGATCGGAAACATCGACGGTTGCGACGGCTTCACCGCGACCGGCGACCAGACCGGCGTGGCCGACCCCGTTATCGGCCCTCTCCAAAACAATGGCGGACCGACCGAAACCCACGCCTTGCTCGAAGGCTCGCCGGCCATCGACCGCGGCAATGACGTCGACGGCTGCCAAGCCCCCCAAGTCCAACCCTTGATCGACAGCGGCACTTTCGTGCTCGAAACCCTGACCGAGGATCAGCGCGCCTTCACCCGGCCGGTGGCGGTCCTCGATCCGGCGCTGGCGATCTGCGACATCGGCGCCTTCGAGTTCCAAGTGCCGGTTCCGACTCCCACGCCGACCCCAACGGCGACGCCGACGCCCCCGCCCTTCCAGGGCTTCATCGAAGGCAGCGGCTGCTCGCTGAATCCGGCGGCCGGCGCTCCGGCGGCGGCTTCGCTGTGGCTGGCCCTGGGCTTGGCCGGACTCCTCGGTTGGAGGAAGAAGGTCCAGGAATAA
- a CDS encoding choice-of-anchor Q domain-containing protein gives MKFRQSLFSAALGLSSLLGLSSPQAATITPNIFTDPAIGSDNVNCSLRYAVEAINLASNATVPGCTVVGSFGTDDTIVLGEGIYELTLSGEEDDNQTGDLDILDGNDTPVTIQGAGADLTTIDASGIDGGDRVIDVEGIEFTITDMTLTGGNANGSDGGALQFDESIVLAQRLIVTGNVAGEGGGISYDGNDFDGDQMILEDSTVEDNEVTGSLDNGVDDCLGGGIENEDGLMAIVNSTVNNNRSPSGSGGGICDLGNYLFMINSTVSGNSAETEGGGIFTSGGLKGVYNVTITLNSAETGGGLFKVQPAAVPAGGNFDDPRFETQIFNTIVAQNTASGSGPECFGAYGSGGNNLIGQIGPNDNCTGFADGVNDDQVGTDTAPIDALLGPLADNGGPTQTHALLTGSPAIDRGNPNGCEALDVEAFNPDNFEDPLTFFTLTEDQRGETRPVAILDPSVPVCDIGAYELQVIQPTPTPTPTPTATPTPTPPFQGFIEGSGCSLNRAAGAPAAASLWLALGLAAGFLGLKKKARD, from the coding sequence ATGAAGTTTCGTCAATCGCTATTCTCGGCGGCGCTGGGCCTTTCCAGCCTGCTCGGCCTTTCGTCGCCGCAAGCCGCGACGATCACACCCAACATTTTCACCGATCCGGCGATCGGGAGCGACAATGTCAATTGCTCGTTGCGCTACGCCGTCGAGGCGATCAATCTGGCCAGCAATGCCACGGTGCCCGGCTGCACGGTGGTAGGAAGCTTCGGCACCGATGACACCATCGTTCTCGGCGAAGGCATTTACGAGCTCACGCTCTCGGGCGAAGAGGACGATAACCAGACCGGCGACCTCGACATTCTTGACGGAAACGATACTCCGGTCACGATCCAGGGAGCCGGCGCCGATCTCACCACCATCGACGCTTCCGGCATCGACGGCGGCGATCGGGTCATCGACGTCGAAGGCATCGAATTCACCATCACCGACATGACCCTGACCGGCGGCAATGCCAACGGCAGCGACGGCGGCGCCCTCCAATTCGATGAGAGCATCGTCTTGGCCCAAAGGCTGATTGTCACCGGCAACGTGGCCGGAGAGGGCGGCGGTATCTCCTATGACGGCAACGATTTCGACGGCGACCAAATGATCCTTGAAGACTCGACGGTCGAAGACAACGAGGTGACCGGCTCCTTAGATAACGGTGTCGATGATTGCTTGGGCGGCGGTATCGAAAACGAAGACGGCTTGATGGCCATCGTCAATTCCACGGTCAACAACAACCGCTCGCCCAGCGGCTCCGGCGGCGGTATTTGTGACCTCGGCAATTATCTCTTCATGATCAATAGCACGGTCAGCGGAAACAGCGCCGAGACGGAAGGCGGCGGTATTTTCACCAGCGGCGGCTTGAAGGGCGTTTATAACGTCACCATCACCCTGAACAGCGCCGAAACCGGCGGCGGCCTGTTTAAGGTGCAACCGGCGGCGGTCCCGGCGGGCGGGAACTTCGACGACCCCCGCTTTGAAACTCAAATCTTCAATACCATCGTGGCCCAAAACACGGCCTCCGGCTCCGGTCCCGAATGCTTCGGTGCCTACGGAAGCGGCGGCAACAACCTGATCGGGCAGATCGGTCCCAACGACAATTGCACCGGTTTCGCCGACGGGGTTAACGACGACCAGGTCGGCACCGACACCGCCCCGATCGATGCCTTGCTCGGCCCCCTGGCCGACAACGGCGGGCCGACCCAGACTCACGCGCTCCTGACCGGCAGCCCGGCCATTGACCGCGGCAATCCCAATGGCTGCGAGGCTCTGGATGTCGAGGCCTTCAATCCCGACAATTTCGAAGACCCTCTGACCTTCTTCACCTTGACCGAAGACCAACGCGGCGAGACCCGGCCGGTGGCGATCCTCGATCCCAGCGTGCCGGTCTGCGACATCGGCGCCTACGAGCTTCAAGTGATTCAGCCTACGCCGACGCCCACTCCTACGCCGACGGCGACGCCGACCCCGACGCCGCCCTTCCAGGGCTTCATCGAAGGCAGCGGCTGCTCGCTGAATCGGGCGGCCGGCGCTCCGGCGGCGGCTTCGCTGTGGCTGGCTCTGGGCTTGGCGGCCGGCTTCCTCGGCCTCAAGAAGAAAGCCCGTGATTAA
- a CDS encoding choice-of-anchor Q domain-containing protein, with product MFSAVLGVSGWLAIPSLQAATITPNILTDPAIGSDMSNCSLRYAVEAINLADNSTVPGCAVVGTFGNNDTIVLGEGTYALTEGGSNEDNNLEGDLDVLVNLIIQGAGSGLTTIDASGIDGGDRIVQYDSGDGDIIASVIGLTMTGGDVTSDSDDGGAIDTNEVDLTLQEVVLTGNDAGRGGGLYYDGNEGVNLVIIDSTIDGNVVEEIAPQGGGFCGGGGGIYIQQGNVSIVGTTISNNQALSDSGGGICDDSEYLFLTNSTVSSNTALGDGGGIVSSGGLKGLYNVTIAFNEATEGAGGGMFNGGNSDDERFTTEIFNTIVAQNTAASSPDCIGEFLTGGNNLIGQIGPNDQCTNFVDGSNGDQVGTDTAPIDPLLGPLADNGGPTQTHALLVGSPAIDRGNPNGCQALDFDAFVPDSSDPLVFFTLTDDQRHLTRPVAILDPAVPICDIGAFEVQATPTPTPTPIITPTPTPTPPFQGFLEGSGCTLAYAGPASVQGLGAWALFAAFSTWTFRRLRRRAK from the coding sequence TTGTTCTCGGCAGTCCTTGGTGTGTCCGGTTGGCTCGCGATTCCCTCGCTGCAGGCGGCGACGATCACTCCCAACATCCTGACCGACCCGGCGATCGGCTCCGACATGAGCAACTGCTCGCTGCGTTATGCCGTCGAGGCGATCAATTTGGCGGATAACAGCACCGTTCCGGGTTGCGCGGTCGTCGGGACCTTCGGCAACAACGACACAATCGTCCTCGGCGAAGGGACTTATGCCCTGACCGAAGGCGGTTCCAACGAGGATAACAACCTCGAAGGCGATTTGGACGTCCTGGTCAACCTCATCATCCAAGGCGCCGGATCGGGCCTGACGACCATCGATGCCTCGGGCATCGACGGCGGCGACCGCATCGTTCAGTACGATAGCGGCGACGGCGACATTATCGCCTCGGTGATCGGCCTCACCATGACCGGTGGCGATGTCACCAGCGACAGCGACGACGGCGGCGCCATCGACACCAATGAAGTGGACTTGACCCTCCAAGAGGTCGTCTTGACCGGCAACGACGCCGGTCGCGGCGGCGGTCTATACTACGACGGCAACGAGGGTGTGAATCTGGTCATCATCGATTCGACGATCGACGGCAACGTCGTCGAAGAGATCGCGCCGCAGGGCGGCGGCTTTTGTGGTGGCGGTGGCGGCATCTACATTCAACAGGGCAATGTTTCCATCGTCGGGACCACCATCAGCAACAACCAGGCCCTCAGCGACAGCGGCGGCGGTATCTGCGATGACTCCGAGTATCTTTTTCTCACTAACAGCACCGTCAGCTCCAACACGGCCTTGGGAGACGGCGGCGGAATTGTTTCGTCGGGCGGCCTCAAGGGTCTTTACAACGTGACCATCGCCTTCAACGAGGCCACCGAAGGAGCCGGCGGCGGCATGTTCAACGGCGGTAATAGTGACGACGAGCGATTCACCACCGAGATATTCAACACCATCGTTGCCCAGAACACCGCCGCTTCCAGCCCGGATTGCATCGGCGAGTTCCTCACCGGCGGCAACAACCTGATCGGCCAGATCGGGCCCAACGATCAATGCACCAATTTCGTGGACGGCAGCAACGGCGACCAAGTCGGCACCGACACCGCTCCGATCGATCCCTTGCTCGGGCCTTTGGCCGACAACGGCGGCCCGACCCAGACCCATGCCCTGCTGGTCGGCAGCCCGGCCATTGACCGCGGCAATCCCAATGGCTGCCAGGCCTTGGATTTCGACGCCTTCGTGCCCGACAGCAGCGATCCCTTGGTTTTCTTCACCCTGACCGACGACCAGCGTCATTTGACCCGGCCGGTGGCGATCCTCGATCCGGCGGTGCCGATCTGCGACATCGGCGCCTTTGAGGTTCAAGCCACGCCGACTCCGACGCCGACCCCGATCATCACGCCCACGCCGACTCCGACGCCGCCTTTTCAAGGCTTCCTCGAGGGCAGCGGTTGCACGCTGGCCTATGCCGGACCGGCTTCGGTTCAAGGTTTGGGGGCTTGGGCCCTGTTCGCGGCTTTCTCGACCTGGACTTTCCGCCGGCTGCGCCGGCGGGCAAAATAA
- a CDS encoding choice-of-anchor Q domain-containing protein has translation MLRKSTFSTCVGIFGLLVSAASQSAVITPNITTDPPLPGVNTGTDCSLRMAMQSINNGGTDFEGGCGGVAVGALGDNDEIVLGADTYVLTIADGGNDNADGDLVAFNDFILTGQGVDTTIIDASGIPGGDRIIEIQDITSASISGVTFTGGSSSDGAGAILSLASLLQMDDVRLTDNEAPNSGGGALIIGGGDALISNSTIDGNRAEACGGLIASPGNAGISNSTISGNQALTDEGGGICSAGFLFLTNSTVSGNTAAEDGGGIIVATFGSSNGLKGAYNVTIAFNQAGGSGGGIAGVVASNGQGDPFPVTVFNTIIARNTAGNTGNDCANGDFPSGGFNLIGEIGPNDNCTDFVDGTNGDQVGAPGSPIDPLLGPLADNGGPTQTHALLVGSPAIDRGNPDGCEALNAPLFFADDTIEFNELTIDQRGETRPVAILDPALAICDIGAFEFQVPVPTPTPSPTPTPTPPPFQGFVEGSGCSLAHSGASMIQGAGAWPILALFSTWAFRRLRRRAK, from the coding sequence GTGCTACGAAAATCCACCTTTTCGACGTGTGTCGGTATATTCGGCTTGCTCGTTTCCGCGGCTTCCCAATCGGCCGTCATCACTCCCAACATCACCACCGATCCGCCGCTGCCCGGCGTCAACACCGGGACCGATTGCTCGCTGCGAATGGCGATGCAGTCGATCAATAACGGCGGCACCGATTTCGAGGGTGGCTGCGGTGGCGTCGCCGTCGGCGCTCTGGGCGACAACGACGAGATCGTGCTCGGGGCCGATACCTATGTTCTGACGATTGCCGACGGCGGTAACGACAACGCCGACGGCGATCTGGTCGCCTTCAACGATTTCATCCTCACCGGCCAGGGAGTGGACACCACCATCATCGACGCCAGCGGCATTCCCGGCGGCGATCGAATCATCGAGATCCAAGACATCACCTCCGCCAGCATCAGCGGCGTCACCTTCACCGGCGGTTCCAGTAGCGACGGTGCGGGCGCCATTCTGAGTTTAGCGAGCCTTCTTCAAATGGACGACGTTCGCCTCACCGACAACGAGGCCCCCAACAGCGGCGGCGGTGCCTTGATCATCGGCGGCGGCGATGCCCTGATCAGCAATTCCACGATCGACGGCAATCGGGCCGAAGCTTGCGGCGGCTTGATCGCCTCGCCCGGCAACGCCGGCATCAGCAATTCGACCATCAGCGGCAATCAAGCCCTCACCGACGAAGGTGGCGGTATCTGCAGCGCGGGATTCTTATTCCTTACCAATTCGACCGTCAGCGGCAACACCGCCGCCGAAGACGGCGGCGGAATCATCGTCGCCACTTTCGGTTCCAGCAACGGCCTCAAGGGGGCCTATAACGTCACCATCGCCTTCAACCAAGCCGGCGGTTCCGGCGGCGGCATCGCCGGTGTCGTGGCGTCGAACGGGCAGGGCGACCCCTTTCCGGTCACCGTTTTCAATACGATCATCGCGCGCAACACCGCCGGCAACACCGGCAACGATTGCGCCAACGGCGATTTTCCCAGCGGCGGCTTCAACTTGATCGGGGAGATCGGGCCCAACGACAACTGCACCGACTTCGTCGACGGGACCAACGGCGACCAAGTCGGCGCACCCGGGTCGCCGATCGATCCCTTGCTCGGTCCCTTGGCCGACAACGGCGGCCCGACTCAGACCCACGCGTTGCTGGTCGGCAGCCCGGCCATCGACCGCGGCAACCCCGACGGCTGTGAGGCCCTGAATGCGCCGCTCTTCTTCGCCGACGACACGATCGAATTCAACGAGCTGACGATCGATCAGCGCGGCGAGACCCGGCCGGTGGCCATCCTCGATCCGGCGCTGGCGATCTGCGACATCGGAGCCTTCGAGTTCCAAGTGCCGGTGCCGACGCCCACGCCGAGCCCGACACCCACCCCGACGCCGCCGCCATTTCAGGGCTTCGTCGAGGGCAGCGGATGCTCGCTGGCTCATTCCGGCGCGTCGATGATTCAAGGTGCGGGTGCTTGGCCTATTTTGGCATTGTTTTCGACCTGGGCTTTCCGGCGGCTGCGCCGGCGAGCGAAATAA